One Microplitis mediator isolate UGA2020A chromosome 3, iyMicMedi2.1, whole genome shotgun sequence DNA segment encodes these proteins:
- the LOC130665819 gene encoding chondroitin sulfate synthase 2: MRYLSKMSVCCRKNNNNGFIIGMCFGLIISLLLYQMSSIDSHDDKYGSIETVDRNINKKRSSHLTLLTSQDNNDYEINNQINRPSSNDQVDEYAPKIKKPSSLHLDTDVNKKQWRFIRPRYYFTELGIREKLFLGVLTNPEHLHSRGVVFNRTVGHLIEKIRYFITINEGSGNGNKKPNVTLSGIVGFTDARKILKPFHVIKYIIDNYLDDYDYYFIIKDSSYVNARQLMALVESFSIGSNKEIYLGIPIKTDSTNNDNYINDNLTNFCSLDAGILISNSIMRELKKNLDWCVKNTLLYSSQSDDVNFGRCLYYSTKIPCSRKLFRSKNEIFAAKQLPDNFNFVKDFSSLINNNYFDNLVSVYPIYDPKIIYRMHAFVAAKELEKIENVMMKLRNEISGSAHLGPVITSNNIYNSNRTSWPVGINPGNKAPGRFDILRWNYFNATHIFGETDFGNVGKLRGSKKLDIDYVLMVGKKIIEDKYDGKWKYEGLVNGYMRFDASRGMDYILDLSFADSSTKESKKVVKRIELCKPLGKVELLAAPYVTENTRVNLILMVDGSNIDDSIKFIKDYGSVCMEKRDKTTLMLVFLYNNSSTKGANDIYARVKTLALSLTDKYNKSKEQTKIIWLSVQLPKGGNEDPRIKVAVTDLVIKKFSMESLILFVQTRMELTVDYLNRIRMNTIVQWQVFSPIPFVEYNPNLYESDQKSLKFDLSHNHGYYDTSNYESISFYAKDYRAVRRASENELPQVHSDREINKLLKKKSPKSSGVISIFKLFVSYSDLHIFRGIEPALKIHYSDKNKNECGKSALGHRGQLARLIDEYKVI, encoded by the exons atgagatATCTATCAAAAATGTCAGTATGTTGTCgcaaaaataacaacaatggGTTCATTATCGGAATGTGTTTCGGACTAATAATAAGTTTACTGCTTTACCAAATGTCAAGTATTGATTCGCACGATGATAAATATGGATCAATCGAAACAGTAGATCgtaatataaacaaaaaacgttcatcaCATCTAACTCTACTCACTAGCCAGGATAATAACGactatgaaataaataatcaaataaatcgGCCGTCGTCGAACGACCAAGTCGACGAATACGCGCCGAAAATAAAGAAACCATCGTCTTTACACCTCGATAccgatgtaaataaaaaacaatggaGATTTATTCGCCCGCGGTATTATTTTACAGAGCTGGGGATCCGGGAAAAATTATTCCTCGGTGTTTTGACGAACCCCGAGCACTTGCACAGCCGCGGAGTGGTTTTTAATAGAACTGTGGGCCATTTGATCGAGAAAATTCGGTACTTTATTACGATAAATGAAGGATCTGGGAACGGGAACAAGAAACCCAATGTGACTTTGTCGGGAATCGTTGGATTTACGGACGCGCGTAAGATCCTCAAGCCATTCCACGTGATAAAGTACATTATTGATAACTATCTCGATGACTATGACTACTATTTTATCATCAAAGACTCGTCGTACGTGAACGCGAGGCAGCTGATGGCTCTGGTCGAAAGCTTCAGCATCGGGAGCAACAAAGAAATTTATCTGGGGATTCCAATCAAGACTGACAGTACTAATAATGACAActatattaatgataatttaacaAACTTTTGTTCCCTCGACGCGGGGATCTTGATAAGCAACTCGATAATGCGCGAGCTGAAGAAAAATCTCGACTGGTGCGTAAAAAATACTCTTCTGTACTCGAGTCAATCAGATGACGTCAATTTCGGAAGGTGTCTTTACTACTCGACAAAGATTCCGTGCAGCAGAAAATTATTCcgaagtaaaaatgaaattttcgcGGCTAAGCAGCTGCCGGACAACTTTAATTTCGTCAAGGATTTCAGTTCGCTGATAAACAACAACTACTTTGATAATCTGGTGTCAGTCTATCCGATATATGACCCGAAGATAATTTACCGCATGCACGCGTTCGTTGCCGCGaaagaattagaaaaaatagaaaacgTTATGATGAAATTGAGGAATGAAATATCCGGTAGCGCACATCTAGGTCCGGTAATTactagtaataatatttataacagCAACAGAACATCCTGGCCAGTGGGGATCAATCCCGGGAACAAGGCGCCAGGACGTTTTGATATTTTGCGCTGGAATTATTTCAACGCGACCCATATTTTTGGGGAAACGGACTTCGGTAACGTGGGTAAATTACGGGGTAGCAAGAAACTGGACATCGACTATGTGCTGATGGTGGGCAAGAAGATAATCGAAGATAAATATGACGGCAAGTGGAAATATGAAGGACTGGTCAATGGGTACATGAGATTCGACGCCTCCAGAGGGATGGATTATATTCTAGACTTAAGTTTTGCAGACTCGAGTACcaaagaaagtaaaaaagttGTGAAACGCATCGAACTTTGCAAGCCGCTGGGGAAAGTCGAGCTGCTTGCGGCCCCCTACGTCACGGAAAACACGAGGGTTAATTTGATTCTGATGGTCGACGGGAGTAATATCGATGActctattaaatttattaaagactATGGGTCTGTTTGCATGGAGAAGAGAGACAAGACTACACTGATgttg GTGTTTTTGTACAACAATTCATCAACGAAAGGCGCGAATGACATTTATGCGAGGGTCAAGACACTGGCGCTGAGTCTCACTGATAAATACAATAAGAGCAAAGAACAGACGAAAATTATTTGGCTGTCGGTTCAATTACCCAAGGGAGGGAATGAGGATCCGCGGATTAAAGTCGCGGTTACTGATctggttattaaaaaattttcaatggaaagtttgattttatttgtGCAGACTCGGATGGAACTTACGGTTGATTATTTGAATAGA atTAGAATGAACACAATAGTCCAATGGCAAGTATTTAGTCCAATACCTTTCGTCGAATACAACCCAAATTTATACGAAAGTGATCAGAAATCATTGAAATTTGACCTCAGTCACAACCACGGCTACTACGACACGTCTAATTACGAAAGTATTTCATTTTACGCGAAAGATTATCGCGCAGTTCGCCGGGCGAGCGAAAACGAGTTGCCGCAGGTCCACAGCGACcgggaaataaataaattactgaaGAAAAAATCACCGAAATCAAGTGGCGTAATTtcgatattcaaattatttgtctCGTACAGCGACTTGCATATTTTCCGCGGCATTGAACCCGCGCTGAAAATTCATTACagcgataaaaataaaaatgaatgtgGCAAAAGTGCCCTGGGACATCGCGGGCAACTCGCGAGACTGATTGACGAATATAAagtcatataa
- the LOC130664807 gene encoding histone H2B-like encodes MPPKASGKAVKKSGKAQKNITKSDKKGRKKKRKESYAIYIYKVLKQVHPDTGVSSKAMSIMNSFVNDIFERIAAEASRLAHYNKRSTITSREIQTAVRLLLPGELAKHAVSEGTKAVTKYTSSK; translated from the coding sequence ATGCCGCCTAAAGCAAGTGGAAAAGCCGTGAAAAAGTCTGGTAAGGCCCAGAAAAACATCACTAAGAGTGACAAGAAAGGACGCAAGAAGAAGAGGAAGGAAAGTTACGCCATTTACATCTACAAAGTCTTGAAACAAGTTCATCCTGACACTGGAGTCTCCAGCAAGGCGATGAGCATCATGAACAGTTTTGTGAACGACATCTTCGAGCGTATCGCTGCTGAAGCTTCAAGACTTGCGCACTACAACAAGCGGTCAACCATCACCTCCCGGGAGATTCAGACTGCAGTCCGTCTTCTGTTACCCGGTGAATTGGCCAAGCACGCCGTCAGTGAAGGCACCAAAGCTGTCACTAAATACACAAGCTCCAAGTAA
- the LOC130665820 gene encoding ell-associated factor Eaf — MAKRLGLGTEVRELKFGSTFTNNGNNSGDKTSFHTIKYDFKPASVDISKMATVDVGPNNTMTVTVPHLDGAGIPHTVFKGSQRPCSKECVLIFNHLTGEITLEKLSSNIQVKKTRVEQRSQSSVPPSVPTSTASNSLNRPNTPIETKLKPNSTSNSIQASNINATNSARSSSRTKVTSGKKREPTMQLHPKTAASPLRRSPYHGRSPSNMPSTLSNNISSPARAISSSQGALPSLTSLPVIGGGDDSDSASDLDNFQEVPARAPKPVAVPVSVPVPVPVPVPVPVPVTVISSNSHERARNSLSTIDNEVGVLSDSSSSSGDSSSDSSDSDSDMDNVPSATTISTNGHTNGIRAGTSPLLPTTNLQTNLLSEDLQLSESESDSD, encoded by the exons atggccAAGCGTTTGGGTCTGGGTACTGAAGTACGGGAATTAAAATTCGGATCTACTTTTACTAATAATGGAAATAATTCTGGTGATAAGACTTCGTTTCATACAATAAAGT ATGACTTCAAACCAGCAAGTGTCGACATTTCAAAGATGGCAACAGTAGACGTAGGTCCAAATAACACGATGACAGTGACAGTTCCTCACCTTGATGGTGCTGGTATTCCTCACACTGTCTTCAAAGGCTCTCAGCGTCCATGTAGCAAAGAATGTGTCCTGATCTTCAACCACCTGACCGGTGAAATAACTCTAGAAAAATTGTCATCGAACATCCAGGTGAAGAAGACCCGAGTAGAGCAGCGGTCCCAGTCATCAGTACCACCATCGGTGCCCACGTCCACGGCTTCCAATTCATTGAATCGTCCCAATACTCCAAtagaaacaaaattaaaacccAACAGTACAAGTAACAGTATACAGGCATCAAATATTAACGCCACTAATAGTGCCAGGTCCTCTAGCAGGACTAAAGTAACCAGTGGTAAGAAAAGAGAACCCACTATGCAGTTACATCCTAAGACAGCAGCTAGTCCACTACGTAGATCACCTTATCATGGTAGAAGTCCATCGAACATGCCGTCAACTCTTTCTAATAATATAAG TTCCCCCGCGAGAGCCATCAGTTCAAGTCAAGGAGCGTTGCCTTCGTTGACCAGCCTTCCAGTCATCGGCGGCGGTGATGACAGTGATAGTGCTTCTGACCTTGATAACTTCCAAGAAG tacCAGCACGAGCTCCTAAACCTGTCGCTGTTCCTGTATCCGTACCAGTACCAGTACCCGTTCCTGTCCCTGTTCCTGTTCCTGTAACTGTAATTAGTTCAAATTCACATGAACGAGCTAGAAATTCGTTGTCAACGATAGACAATGAAGTAGGTGTCCTAAGTGATTCAAGTTCAAGCAGCGGTGACTCGAGTTCTGATAGTTCCGATAGTGATTCGGATATGGACAATGTTCCTAGTGCCACGACAATTAGTACAAatg gaCATACTAATGGGATTCGAGCAGGTACGTCACCGTTACTTCCGACGACGAACTTGCAAACTAATTTATTAAGCGAAGATCTCCAACTGTCTGAGTCGGAATCTGATAgtgattga